From the genome of Bacteroides sp. MSB163, one region includes:
- a CDS encoding DUF4623 domain-containing protein — MHKLIRNIGFFAVLLGLGLASCDEDYPKSHIAPYDTELLSIKITNAGADGNTVVEGTIDEDNKIINFPRLDMTTNFSALNLDAKLSEGATLQNSVLDFSMDEETASKTLVLRIVNQKRYKEYFIRVRKRIPVFGADFEKPTIYDFSGDNIYPDYGSQLTRCASYDGEHVLIVSRKTAPHLLKVSDLKKGETKPMMLDLTGVTGGTFSYNMGALANGHVYIASLSGSQASPLKIYYWDTPTSKPEVIADIKVSDIPGAGNRHGDNISVNIDKNGNGFIFFGDNASTKFLRLTVSNHKAIGEPKVLTSSADATMVTNVYRIEDTDQYVWAGVRLPVTLVDESLGSKYAMNKSNLETEAVAPRIFTFNEERYLIVCSAGQGSASKATPSLVVYNLTKGSTVAEAMQKFDEGDNHNPDYKFILGGSGNGAALAQTDYRIEKDENGKDAKLCIFGSRTDSGFVICEFPIKQEEED, encoded by the coding sequence ATGCATAAATTAATAAGAAATATAGGATTTTTTGCTGTATTGCTGGGGCTTGGCTTGGCATCCTGTGATGAGGATTATCCGAAAAGCCATATAGCACCTTATGACACCGAACTTCTTTCCATTAAAATAACCAATGCAGGTGCAGATGGCAATACGGTTGTAGAAGGAACCATTGATGAAGACAACAAAATTATCAATTTCCCTCGTTTGGATATGACAACAAATTTCTCTGCTCTGAATTTAGATGCAAAACTTTCTGAAGGGGCGACTCTTCAAAACTCTGTATTGGACTTCTCTATGGATGAAGAAACAGCTTCTAAGACTTTGGTTCTTCGGATAGTAAATCAAAAGAGGTATAAAGAATATTTTATAAGAGTAAGGAAAAGAATTCCAGTATTCGGAGCTGATTTTGAAAAGCCGACTATATATGACTTTTCCGGAGATAATATTTATCCTGATTATGGAAGCCAGTTAACAAGATGCGCTTCTTATGATGGTGAACATGTATTGATTGTCAGTAGAAAAACTGCTCCTCATCTTCTTAAAGTATCTGACTTGAAGAAAGGAGAAACTAAACCGATGATGCTGGACCTTACAGGTGTAACAGGTGGTACTTTCTCTTATAATATGGGAGCATTGGCAAATGGACATGTATATATTGCATCCTTATCAGGTTCTCAAGCATCACCATTAAAGATTTATTATTGGGATACACCTACTTCTAAACCTGAAGTAATTGCTGATATCAAAGTATCGGATATTCCTGGAGCTGGTAACAGGCATGGAGATAATATATCAGTCAACATTGATAAAAATGGTAATGGATTTATCTTCTTTGGAGATAATGCATCTACTAAATTTTTGAGACTGACTGTAAGCAATCATAAAGCAATAGGCGAACCGAAAGTTTTGACTTCAAGTGCCGATGCTACTATGGTTACCAATGTATATAGGATAGAAGATACAGACCAGTATGTATGGGCAGGAGTAAGATTACCTGTTACATTGGTTGATGAATCTCTTGGAAGCAAATATGCTATGAACAAATCGAACTTAGAAACAGAAGCGGTTGCCCCCAGAATATTTACTTTTAATGAGGAACGTTATCTGATAGTTTGCAGTGCCGGACAAGGAAGTGCATCCAAAGCAACTCCTTCTTTAGTTGTTTACAATCTGACTAAGGGAAGTACAGTAGCTGAAGCAATGCAAAAGTTTGATGAAGGAGATAATCATAATCCTGATTATAAATTCATCTTGGGTGGAAGCGGTAACGGAGCAGCTCTTGCACAGACTGATTATCGTATAGAGAAAGATGAAAATGGAAAGGATGCCAAGCTCTGCATTTTCGGTTCGCGTACAGATTCAGGATTTGTAATCTGTGAATTTCCTATCAAACAAGAGGAAGAAGATTGA
- a CDS encoding RagB/SusD family nutrient uptake outer membrane protein, translated as MKLKIFIILAGFVLLFTNCNDVLDRPSLTTAEDDAYWTNEDRVRLYANAFYTNFFVGYGLKYTTTYAPNVNYTFNDDAVRMSTQTQFGRTVPTSKGSTSLDMMWQSEFTGPTWNFAWVRKANVMIDRITNLMPEILTNEQYNHWMGVGRFFRALEYARLVNVFGDVPYYDTEVQNTDKDGLYKDRTPRNEVMDAVYNDFEYALQNVRLNDGGQYVNRYVVAAMVSRWALFEASWQKYYYKNNERAKKFFDQAVAAAEMVMNSGKYGIVEDFRKLFGSTDLTNSKDCILYRKYDAGQNVTHSIASTCNMNDPTDVGPNLDLIKAFICTDGKDWQTSSLENVDDFTLSNLIKTRDSRFEASFYTKPTPRAKSSYLYVTKFIPRSGLSYIESGGSPAAEFQSEKNVTGYPVLRYAEVLLNWIEAKAELATLGGTEVSQSDIDISINQIRKRPVAEEAKALGVTMTAEMKLDALPQDPHRDPTVSALLWEIRRERRMEFAFEFSRIIDLRRWKKLEYMDTDKNEDLLIGTWVNFNNEVKSELKDENKGKLRVMAKDGSFTTYDGTNAAKMNGFFYPTQNQGRLPFLNVPNVNPYLSPIGTNQISDYKNKGYTLTQTEGWPTGIN; from the coding sequence ATGAAATTAAAAATATTTATAATTTTGGCCGGTTTCGTTTTATTGTTTACGAACTGTAATGATGTGCTCGACCGCCCGTCATTGACTACGGCTGAGGATGATGCATATTGGACCAATGAAGATAGAGTACGTCTATATGCTAACGCTTTTTACACAAACTTCTTTGTAGGGTATGGCTTAAAGTATACAACAACTTATGCTCCTAACGTCAATTATACGTTTAATGACGATGCGGTGAGAATGTCCACTCAAACGCAATTCGGTCGTACGGTTCCTACATCTAAGGGAAGTACAAGTCTGGATATGATGTGGCAAAGTGAATTTACCGGTCCTACATGGAATTTTGCCTGGGTTAGAAAAGCAAATGTTATGATTGATCGCATTACTAATCTGATGCCGGAAATACTGACAAACGAACAATACAACCATTGGATGGGCGTCGGACGCTTCTTCAGAGCATTGGAATATGCTCGTCTGGTAAATGTTTTCGGCGATGTTCCTTATTACGATACAGAAGTGCAGAATACGGATAAGGACGGTTTATACAAAGATCGTACTCCGAGAAACGAAGTTATGGATGCAGTTTATAATGATTTTGAGTATGCATTACAGAATGTTCGTTTAAATGATGGAGGGCAATATGTTAACCGTTATGTTGTAGCTGCCATGGTTTCAAGATGGGCTTTATTTGAGGCAAGCTGGCAGAAATATTATTACAAAAATAACGAACGGGCTAAAAAGTTCTTCGACCAAGCTGTTGCTGCTGCGGAAATGGTTATGAATAGTGGTAAATATGGTATTGTTGAAGATTTCCGCAAATTATTCGGTTCCACAGACTTAACCAACAGTAAGGATTGCATATTATATCGAAAATATGATGCAGGTCAAAACGTTACGCATTCCATCGCATCGACTTGTAATATGAATGATCCTACTGATGTTGGTCCAAACCTGGATTTGATTAAAGCGTTCATTTGCACAGATGGTAAAGATTGGCAAACTTCCTCTTTAGAAAATGTAGATGATTTCACTCTTAGCAATCTGATTAAAACAAGAGATTCTCGGTTTGAAGCCAGCTTCTATACCAAACCCACTCCAAGGGCCAAGAGTAGCTATTTATATGTAACGAAATTTATTCCACGAAGCGGACTGAGCTATATTGAAAGCGGTGGCTCTCCGGCTGCGGAATTCCAGAGTGAGAAAAATGTGACCGGTTATCCGGTGCTGCGCTATGCCGAAGTCCTGCTAAACTGGATTGAAGCAAAAGCTGAACTTGCAACATTGGGGGGTACAGAGGTTTCTCAATCTGATATAGATATATCTATCAATCAGATTCGCAAAAGACCAGTGGCAGAAGAAGCCAAAGCTTTAGGAGTAACTATGACAGCTGAAATGAAGCTGGATGCGCTCCCCCAAGATCCTCATAGAGATCCTACCGTATCGGCACTACTTTGGGAAATCAGACGGGAAAGAAGAATGGAATTTGCTTTTGAGTTCTCACGTATCATTGACCTGAGACGTTGGAAAAAACTGGAATACATGGACACCGATAAGAATGAAGATTTGCTGATTGGTACTTGGGTTAATTTCAACAATGAGGTAAAAAGCGAGTTGAAGGATGAGAATAAAGGAAAACTCAGAGTAATGGCCAAGGACGGAAGCTTTACGACATACGATGGAACTAATGCTGCCAAGATGAATGGTTTTTTCTATCCTACACAGAATCAGGGTAGACTGCCGTTCCTGAATGTTCCTAATGTTAATCCGTATCTTTCTCCTATTGGTACGAATCAAATTTCGGACTATAAGAATAAGGGATATACCTTGACTCAAACAGAAGGTTGGCCAACCGGCATCAACTGA
- a CDS encoding TonB-dependent receptor encodes MNEDRKKRGLTHSKLLMAVAISTLFLNSGNVLATQVTSDSPLEVTEQLQTQTINGLVVDVNGEPVIGASIIEKGTTNGGITDINGKFTLTVKPGAILKISYIGYQTQEVKAARTMKIILKEDSELLQEVVVVGYGTQKKANLTGAVATVDVNKTLDSRPIADIGRGLQGAVAGVNITIPTGEVGSDPLIKIRGQVGSISGNNTPLILLDNVEIPSIQMVNPNDVQSISVLKDAASSSIYGSKAAFGVILITTKSGAQSDKFEVSYSNNFSWQDPAKKIEIGGIEALQYTLDAQTNRREPMPAGGFWRISPESLEKAIEWQNLYGGKVKWNDPVVYGRDWFYDGKDKYGYRLYDGAKAMIKNWTPTMTHNLSVNGKSGKTSYNIGLGYLDQSGMSKTAKKDDFKRYNASVSVTSEINKYITVRASSIYSDRNKRYPGIGNTTADPWLYLYRWSPLMPMGVTENGNPLKEPTYEMAAANTDNLQNKYYNINLGFTLNLTKNWDVKFDYTYDRQTTETNSSVMQYEAGEMWYAPTAWIENGSQVYVNEQGERVDSDGMPAYCFPVNKYYNSSGPSTSQVGNNSKSIDNNTFNIYTTYNLLLGPEKQHAFKFMAGMNRVTNKWSSYKGWKTNLIDLTNPQFPLASGDQFIEGNRNWEAQLGFFGRLNYSFEDRYFIEANIRRDGSSKFPEHLRWKWFPSFSAGWVFTNEKFMAPINNILSFGKFRASWGSIGDQSVSNTLYKSILSDGQSSWLDGSGNKIPMFGTPSLVDSDISWQQIETLDFGIDLRFFNNKFGVTFDWFQRDTKNMIIPGESLPVTLGAAAPSGNYGSLRTKGWELSADFNHRFANGLGINVTASISDASTFITRGADYLTPWEDRSLGTTYSTGRRYGDIYGFVTDRLFQKEDFVYGADGQIEKIIVIYNGTARTTYKQSSEYPVYQVHYEDGNKLIFSPGDTKFVDLDGDGYITPGTSTNGNPGDQTVIGNTTPRYEYSFRLGADYKGFDFSIYFQGIGKRKIWGNGQLAIPGYNAKEGALPKTFTTDYWTEERTNAFYPRAWDLGGSNTGFAMQKQSRYLLDMSYLRIKNITLGYTVPTNILSKIYISKARVYMSLENFFTFDNLRGLPIDPEAISGYSMFSTNYNLGRTGTGTPVFKSLSCGVQLTF; translated from the coding sequence ATGAATGAAGATCGCAAAAAACGAGGATTAACGCATAGTAAACTCCTCATGGCAGTAGCTATTAGTACGCTGTTTTTAAACAGTGGAAATGTATTAGCTACTCAAGTTACCTCCGATAGCCCTTTGGAAGTGACAGAGCAACTACAAACTCAAACGATTAACGGCTTGGTTGTAGATGTTAACGGTGAACCTGTTATTGGAGCCAGTATTATAGAGAAAGGAACTACAAATGGCGGTATTACGGATATTAACGGTAAATTTACACTGACTGTAAAGCCAGGAGCTATTTTAAAGATTTCGTACATAGGCTACCAGACTCAGGAGGTGAAAGCTGCCCGGACTATGAAAATTATTCTGAAAGAGGATAGTGAATTACTGCAAGAAGTAGTAGTGGTAGGTTACGGTACGCAAAAGAAAGCTAACTTGACAGGAGCAGTAGCAACAGTTGATGTAAATAAGACATTAGACAGTCGTCCTATCGCCGATATTGGCCGTGGACTACAAGGTGCAGTAGCGGGAGTTAATATCACGATTCCAACCGGTGAAGTAGGATCAGACCCTTTGATTAAAATTCGTGGCCAGGTTGGTTCCATTTCAGGAAACAATACCCCACTCATCTTATTGGACAATGTGGAGATTCCAAGTATTCAGATGGTGAATCCTAATGATGTTCAATCCATTTCTGTTTTGAAAGATGCTGCTTCATCTTCTATTTACGGTTCAAAAGCTGCATTTGGCGTAATCCTGATAACCACAAAATCAGGAGCGCAAAGTGATAAATTTGAAGTAAGCTACTCGAACAACTTCTCTTGGCAAGACCCAGCTAAGAAAATCGAGATTGGTGGTATAGAAGCCTTACAATATACACTGGATGCGCAAACAAACAGAAGAGAACCAATGCCAGCCGGTGGTTTTTGGCGTATTAGTCCTGAAAGTTTGGAAAAGGCTATTGAATGGCAAAACCTATACGGTGGAAAAGTAAAATGGAATGATCCGGTAGTATATGGTCGCGACTGGTTTTATGACGGAAAAGATAAATACGGATACAGACTTTATGACGGTGCTAAAGCCATGATTAAAAATTGGACACCGACAATGACTCATAACCTGTCTGTTAATGGCAAGAGTGGTAAGACCAGCTACAATATCGGGTTAGGCTATCTGGATCAGAGTGGTATGTCGAAAACGGCTAAGAAAGATGACTTTAAACGATACAATGCCTCAGTTAGTGTCACTTCAGAAATCAATAAGTATATTACTGTAAGAGCAAGCTCAATCTATTCAGATCGTAACAAACGCTATCCGGGAATTGGAAATACAACTGCCGACCCATGGTTGTATCTTTATCGTTGGAGTCCGCTAATGCCTATGGGAGTAACTGAAAATGGTAACCCTTTGAAGGAGCCTACGTATGAAATGGCAGCTGCAAATACAGATAATTTACAAAATAAATACTACAACATTAATTTAGGTTTTACATTGAATTTAACCAAGAATTGGGATGTTAAGTTTGACTATACGTATGACAGGCAAACTACTGAAACTAATTCATCCGTCATGCAATATGAAGCGGGAGAAATGTGGTATGCTCCCACTGCCTGGATAGAGAATGGCAGTCAGGTGTATGTTAACGAACAAGGAGAAAGAGTAGATTCCGACGGTATGCCGGCATATTGCTTCCCTGTGAACAAATATTACAACAGTTCCGGTCCAAGTACCAGCCAGGTAGGCAATAACAGCAAATCTATTGACAACAATACTTTTAATATTTATACTACTTACAACTTGTTGTTGGGTCCGGAAAAGCAACATGCTTTCAAGTTTATGGCAGGTATGAACAGGGTTACCAATAAATGGAGTTCATATAAAGGGTGGAAAACAAATCTAATTGATTTGACAAATCCACAATTCCCATTGGCATCCGGAGATCAGTTTATTGAAGGAAACCGCAACTGGGAAGCACAGTTAGGCTTTTTCGGTCGTCTCAATTATTCTTTCGAAGACAGATATTTCATTGAAGCTAATATACGCCGGGATGGTTCATCTAAGTTCCCCGAGCATTTGCGTTGGAAGTGGTTCCCCTCTTTCTCTGCCGGTTGGGTATTTACCAACGAAAAATTTATGGCACCTATTAATAATATCTTAAGTTTCGGTAAATTTAGAGCTTCGTGGGGTAGTATTGGTGACCAATCCGTTTCAAACACTCTGTATAAATCCATATTGTCAGATGGTCAATCATCATGGCTGGATGGAAGTGGAAATAAAATACCTATGTTCGGTACTCCCTCATTGGTCGACAGCGATATCAGCTGGCAGCAAATCGAGACACTGGACTTCGGTATTGATCTCAGATTCTTCAATAACAAGTTCGGAGTAACTTTCGACTGGTTTCAACGTGATACGAAGAACATGATTATTCCTGGTGAAAGCCTACCGGTAACTCTTGGTGCAGCTGCTCCCAGTGGGAATTATGGCAGCCTGAGAACTAAAGGTTGGGAATTGTCAGCTGATTTCAATCATCGTTTTGCCAACGGATTAGGCATTAATGTAACGGCTTCTATATCAGACGCCTCAACTTTTATTACAAGAGGGGCCGATTACTTGACCCCGTGGGAAGATCGAAGTTTAGGAACTACCTACTCAACCGGAAGACGTTATGGTGATATTTATGGTTTTGTAACCGACAGGTTATTCCAAAAAGAAGACTTTGTATATGGAGCAGACGGCCAGATTGAAAAGATTATCGTTATTTATAACGGAACAGCCCGTACCACCTATAAGCAATCTTCAGAGTATCCGGTTTATCAGGTGCATTATGAAGATGGAAATAAGCTGATATTCTCTCCTGGTGATACCAAATTTGTAGATCTTGACGGTGATGGTTACATCACTCCGGGAACCAGTACAAATGGCAATCCGGGTGATCAGACTGTCATCGGTAATACTACTCCTCGTTATGAATACAGTTTCAGATTGGGCGCCGACTATAAAGGTTTTGACTTCTCCATCTATTTCCAAGGGATTGGAAAACGTAAAATATGGGGTAATGGCCAGTTGGCAATCCCGGGATATAACGCCAAGGAAGGTGCATTGCCTAAAACTTTTACAACCGACTATTGGACAGAAGAACGCACCAACGCTTTCTATCCCAGAGCATGGGACTTAGGTGGCAGCAATACTGGATTTGCTATGCAAAAACAATCCCGTTATTTACTGGATATGTCTTATTTAAGAATCAAGAATATTACATTGGGATACACTGTCCCGACAAATATCTTATCAAAGATATACATCAGCAAAGCAAGAGTCTATATGTCACTGGAGAACTTTTTTACATTTGACAACCTGAGAGGATTACCTATTGACCCGGAAGCCATATCAGGATATTCTATGTTCTCCACGAACTATAACCTTGGACGTACAGGTACCGGTACACCGGTATTCAAAAGCTTGTCATGTGGTGTTCAATTAACCTTCTAA
- a CDS encoding SusC/RagA family TonB-linked outer membrane protein has protein sequence MQKLLILSVTGLMLMCSGYIPGMSVSAQNTTSSSTQNSRKISGVVTDTQGEPIIGATVLVKGTGIGTATDIDGKFSLDIPSNGKTLVVSFIGFDAQEIPVTNNTTYKIQLSGTDYALDEVVVTALGMKREKKALGYSVQDVKGDALIENRTANIATSLNGKIAGMNISSTSIPGGSNRIVIRGNNSISGNNMPLVVVDGVPFDNSQGVDDVNTNSWGAGYSDTGDGLSMLNPDDVESISVLKGPSATALYGSRGGNGVILVTTKQGQGGRTKVSYNSNFTFENVMIQPEFQNEYGQGTDGTFVATSRNSWGPKMGTVVTDWTGQTRPLEAKNNDFSDFMDTGTSWTNSLDITSSAGKMNYRVGMSNTMRKGVIPKNELNKTNFSIRAGGEIIKNLTLDAKLNYTYQKGQGRPEFSASGFNPIFALIYTPRSINLHEMKDVFDKDGKIIDWYPSMLTVVNNPYALTSLSGNKDVTNRINGFASLTYEVSSWLKAMVRFGGDTYGKKTEKWIRHDLISSAGYKDGRFSTGQYNMAEYNADFLVTAQKDKIADSKISGMLSVGGNLMNRQYNSFYATAEGLNIPELYTIQNGQSKTTSTSKSEKEVQSLYALGQLSWDNYLFLDITVRNDWSSTLPKDNRSFFYPSFSLGWVVTDMLTKFKVDVPSWLSFAKVRASYAEAGNDTDPYQLLSVLSTVSNMAGGQMGVAEPSTKANSNLKPEIIKSTEFGADIRFFDNRLGFDVTYYNKRAYNQIISMPSSITSGYSAKYINAGRVDNWGWELQMNATPIRTRDWNWNLWVNFAKNSSEVVELYEGVESITLARPMGQNCYVMAKTGEPYGQIYTNGFKYDEKGNRLVGDDGKYIVDPTLRVSGNMNPDWTAGIGSSLRWKNFSFGFLIDVRYGGDVYLQSMMRLQSNGQTKETVAGREEFYSTGKGLISQGINVNTGAPNTVELNPTAYWGQFYGNIGNYVYDATNVRLRELNFSWILPDKWFNKTIISGIKVSAVANNVCFLYNNLPGFDPECTYSTGNGQGVETAALPSTRSFGFNLNVTF, from the coding sequence ATGCAAAAACTTTTAATTCTATCAGTAACCGGTCTGATGCTTATGTGTAGCGGTTACATCCCTGGAATGAGTGTAAGTGCACAAAATACCACTTCGTCTAGTACACAGAACTCAAGAAAGATTTCCGGAGTAGTGACAGACACCCAAGGTGAACCGATTATCGGAGCGACTGTACTTGTAAAAGGAACAGGCATCGGTACAGCAACAGATATCGACGGCAAGTTCTCTCTGGATATTCCGTCGAATGGAAAAACCTTGGTAGTATCTTTCATTGGATTCGACGCACAGGAAATTCCTGTTACAAATAATACTACGTACAAAATACAGTTAAGCGGAACAGACTATGCTCTGGACGAGGTAGTTGTTACAGCTTTAGGTATGAAGCGTGAAAAGAAGGCGCTCGGCTATTCAGTGCAAGACGTAAAAGGGGACGCGCTTATTGAAAACCGGACTGCAAATATTGCCACATCACTGAATGGTAAGATTGCCGGTATGAATATTTCTTCAACTTCTATTCCCGGCGGTTCAAACCGTATCGTCATCCGTGGTAACAACTCTATATCCGGTAATAATATGCCGCTGGTAGTAGTGGATGGAGTGCCGTTCGACAATTCTCAAGGCGTTGACGACGTAAATACAAACTCTTGGGGTGCAGGTTATTCGGATACCGGTGACGGATTGTCTATGCTGAATCCTGATGACGTTGAATCTATTTCTGTACTGAAGGGTCCTTCGGCTACAGCCCTTTATGGTTCACGCGGTGGTAACGGTGTGATCCTGGTTACAACTAAACAAGGACAGGGCGGCAGAACTAAAGTGTCATACAACAGTAACTTTACTTTTGAAAATGTAATGATTCAACCGGAATTCCAGAATGAATACGGTCAGGGTACAGATGGAACATTTGTGGCTACCTCACGTAACTCCTGGGGTCCCAAAATGGGTACGGTTGTTACAGACTGGACAGGACAGACCCGTCCTTTGGAAGCGAAAAACAACGATTTTTCCGACTTCATGGACACCGGTACATCGTGGACCAATTCTCTTGACATCACAAGTTCCGCTGGTAAGATGAACTATCGTGTAGGCATGTCAAATACAATGCGTAAGGGTGTTATCCCGAAGAATGAGTTAAACAAAACAAACTTTTCTATTCGCGCAGGCGGCGAAATCATCAAGAACCTGACTCTCGATGCTAAATTGAACTATACTTATCAGAAAGGTCAGGGACGTCCTGAATTCTCTGCTTCAGGTTTCAACCCGATATTCGCTCTTATTTATACTCCGCGCAGCATCAACCTGCACGAGATGAAAGATGTTTTTGATAAAGACGGAAAGATTATCGACTGGTATCCCAGTATGCTTACGGTGGTAAATAACCCGTATGCACTGACTTCTCTCAGCGGTAACAAGGACGTAACCAATCGTATCAATGGTTTCGCTTCATTGACATACGAGGTTAGCAGCTGGCTGAAAGCTATGGTTCGCTTCGGCGGTGACACTTATGGCAAGAAGACCGAAAAGTGGATACGCCATGACTTGATTTCAAGTGCAGGTTATAAGGATGGTCGTTTCTCAACCGGTCAATACAATATGGCTGAATACAATGCAGATTTCCTGGTTACAGCACAAAAGGATAAGATTGCAGACTCCAAAATCTCCGGAATGCTTTCTGTTGGTGGTAACCTGATGAACCGCCAGTACAATAGTTTCTATGCCACAGCCGAAGGTTTGAACATTCCTGAACTGTATACCATTCAGAATGGTCAGTCCAAGACTACTTCGACTTCCAAATCAGAAAAAGAAGTTCAATCCCTCTATGCACTGGGACAATTGTCATGGGATAACTACCTGTTCCTCGATATAACTGTACGTAATGACTGGTCTTCCACATTACCGAAGGATAACCGCTCATTCTTCTATCCCTCATTCTCTCTGGGTTGGGTAGTGACGGATATGTTAACCAAGTTCAAAGTAGATGTTCCCAGCTGGCTTTCTTTCGCTAAAGTACGCGCATCTTATGCAGAAGCAGGAAATGACACCGATCCATATCAGCTGTTGTCTGTATTATCTACAGTTTCTAACATGGCAGGTGGCCAGATGGGCGTAGCAGAACCTTCTACGAAAGCAAACTCTAACCTTAAACCGGAGATCATCAAATCTACCGAGTTCGGTGCTGATATCCGCTTCTTCGATAACCGTTTGGGATTCGACGTTACATACTACAACAAACGTGCATACAACCAGATCATATCCATGCCTTCATCCATCACTTCGGGATATAGTGCCAAATATATCAATGCAGGACGCGTGGACAATTGGGGATGGGAACTTCAGATGAATGCCACGCCGATTCGCACACGCGACTGGAACTGGAATCTTTGGGTAAACTTCGCCAAAAACTCTTCTGAAGTCGTAGAACTTTACGAAGGAGTGGAATCCATTACATTAGCCCGCCCGATGGGACAAAACTGTTATGTCATGGCTAAAACAGGTGAACCTTACGGACAGATTTACACGAATGGTTTCAAATATGACGAAAAAGGAAACCGCCTTGTGGGTGATGACGGCAAATACATAGTAGATCCTACCCTCCGTGTTTCCGGCAATATGAACCCGGATTGGACAGCAGGTATCGGTTCTTCATTAAGATGGAAGAACTTCTCTTTCGGATTCCTGATTGATGTCCGCTATGGTGGCGATGTATATCTGCAATCTATGATGCGTCTGCAATCCAATGGCCAGACCAAAGAAACTGTTGCCGGACGTGAAGAATTCTATTCAACCGGTAAGGGATTGATTTCTCAGGGTATTAATGTAAACACAGGAGCTCCCAACACCGTTGAGCTGAATCCTACCGCTTATTGGGGACAGTTCTATGGCAACATCGGAAACTACGTTTATGATGCTACCAACGTACGCCTTCGCGAACTTAATTTCTCTTGGATATTGCCGGACAAATGGTTCAACAAGACAATCATCAGTGGTATTAAAGTCAGTGCTGTAGCCAACAACGTATGCTTCCTGTACAATAACCTTCCGGGATTCGACCCTGAATGTACATACTCTACCGGTAACGGACAGGGTGTAGAAACAGCCGCTTTGCCGTCTACCCGTTCATTTGGTTTCAATCTCAATGTTACATTCTAA